A single region of the Populus nigra chromosome 2, ddPopNigr1.1, whole genome shotgun sequence genome encodes:
- the LOC133682009 gene encoding leucine-rich repeat extensin-like protein 3, with protein sequence MIVMANRMRMLLLTLSTIITINFSLSSTISKVSKEQIPCTMCYSCDNPCQPLPSPPPPAIPECPPPPPPPSPPPPAIPECPPPPAPINECPACPTPPTPFPPVLPPKQSYWPGAGYSFNGPPAGYGNNPVPYFPFDNNNPPPSFSFKSVHLKLQSIVLCIFLSLTFICFF encoded by the exons ATGATAGTAATGGCAAACCGCATGAGAATGCTGCTATTAACCCTTTCCACTATCATAACAATCAACTTCTCATTATCATCAACAATTTCTAAAGTTTCTAAAGAACAAATACCATGCACAATGTGCTATTCCTGTGACAATCCTTGTCAGCCTTTACCATCGCCGCCTCCACCTGCTATCCCTGAGTGTCCACCGCCTCCTCCCCCACCTTCTCCAC CGCCACCAGCTATCCCCGAGTGTCCACCGCCACCAGCTCCTATTAATGAGTGCCCTGCGTGTCCAACACCACCGACACCATTTCCGCCTGTGCTACCGCCTAAGCAGTCGTATTGGCCGGGTGCTGGCTATTCCTTTAATGGACCACCAGCTGGTTACGGGAACAATCCAGTGCCTTACTTTCCATTTGACAATAACAACCCACCACcttctttctctttcaaatCCGTTCATTTGAAGCTGCAGTCCATTGTTCTCTGTATTTTTCTTTCGCTTACTTTTATATGCTTCTTCTAA